The following are from one region of the Phormidium sp. PBR-2020 genome:
- a CDS encoding F0F1 ATP synthase subunit epsilon, translating into MSLQVRVIAPDKTVWEAEADEVILPSTTGQLGILGGHAPLLSALDTGVMRVRPGKEWVPIALMGGFAEVDNDLVTILVNGAERGADIDLEKARSAYDEAKERAAKAADGPKQEQIQAKQALKRARARFQAAGGSV; encoded by the coding sequence ATGAGTTTACAAGTTCGTGTCATTGCCCCGGACAAGACGGTCTGGGAAGCAGAGGCCGATGAGGTGATTCTGCCGAGTACCACAGGACAATTAGGCATTTTGGGAGGTCACGCACCTCTGTTAAGCGCCCTAGATACGGGTGTGATGCGAGTTCGTCCAGGTAAAGAGTGGGTTCCCATTGCCCTGATGGGTGGCTTTGCTGAGGTGGATAACGATTTAGTCACCATCTTAGTTAATGGGGCCGAGCGAGGCGCTGATATCGATTTAGAGAAGGCTCGCAGCGCCTATGACGAGGCCAAGGAACGAGCTGCCAAGGCCGCTGATGGCCCCAAACAGGAGCAAATTCAGGCAAAACAAGCCCTAAAACGCGCCCGGGCCCGGTTTCAAGCCGCTGGCGGTTCTGTGTAA
- the atpD gene encoding F0F1 ATP synthase subunit beta — MVSTAEKTNTGYITQIIGPVIDAKFPTGKMPSIYNALKVTAKNQAGEDISITCEVQQLLGDNQVRAVSMSSTDGLVRGMDVIDTGSAISVPVGKVTLGRIFNVLGEPVDEQGDVTGSETSPIHRSAPQLTELETKPSIQETGIKVVDLLAPYRRGGKVGLFGGAGVGKTVIIMELINNIAKAHGGVSVFGGVGERTREGNDLYNEMLDSGVIDKDNFENSKVALVYGQMNEPPGARMRVGLSALTMAEYFRDVSKLDVLLFIDNIFRFVQAGSEVSALLGRMPSAVGYQPTLGTEMGELQERITSTKEGSITSIQAVYVPADDLTDPAPATTFAHLDATTVLSRALASKGIYPAVDPLDSTSTMLQPEIVGQEHYDTARSVQSTLQRYKELQDIIAILGLDELSEDDRQTVARARKIERFLSQPFFVAEIFTGAPGKYVKLEDTIKGFQMILNGELDDLPEQAFYLVGDISEAKAKAEKMKAES, encoded by the coding sequence ATGGTCAGCACGGCAGAAAAAACCAATACGGGCTACATTACCCAGATCATCGGTCCCGTTATCGATGCCAAATTCCCCACGGGTAAGATGCCCAGCATCTATAACGCCCTCAAAGTTACCGCTAAAAACCAGGCTGGAGAAGACATCTCCATCACCTGCGAAGTGCAACAACTGCTCGGCGACAACCAAGTTCGCGCCGTCTCGATGAGTTCCACCGACGGGTTGGTTCGGGGAATGGACGTGATTGATACCGGTTCTGCGATTAGTGTTCCCGTGGGTAAAGTGACCCTGGGACGCATCTTCAACGTCCTCGGCGAACCCGTGGATGAACAGGGTGATGTCACCGGTAGTGAGACCTCCCCCATTCACCGCAGCGCTCCTCAACTGACGGAACTCGAGACCAAACCCTCCATTCAGGAAACCGGAATTAAAGTGGTTGACCTGCTAGCTCCCTACCGTCGTGGCGGTAAAGTGGGCTTGTTTGGGGGTGCTGGTGTCGGTAAAACCGTCATCATTATGGAGCTGATTAACAACATCGCCAAAGCTCACGGGGGTGTGTCCGTGTTTGGTGGTGTGGGTGAGCGCACTCGTGAAGGGAATGACCTCTACAACGAGATGCTCGATTCCGGTGTGATTGACAAGGACAACTTTGAAAACTCCAAAGTTGCCCTGGTGTACGGTCAAATGAACGAACCCCCCGGTGCGCGGATGCGGGTGGGCCTGTCGGCGCTGACCATGGCGGAATACTTCCGTGATGTCTCCAAATTAGACGTGCTGCTGTTTATCGACAACATCTTCCGCTTCGTGCAAGCGGGTTCTGAGGTGTCGGCACTTCTGGGACGGATGCCCTCTGCGGTGGGATATCAGCCTACTCTAGGGACGGAAATGGGTGAACTGCAAGAACGCATTACCTCCACCAAAGAAGGGTCGATTACTTCGATTCAAGCGGTCTACGTCCCTGCAGATGACTTGACTGACCCCGCTCCTGCCACCACCTTTGCTCACTTGGACGCTACCACGGTACTCTCTCGTGCCTTAGCCTCCAAAGGGATTTATCCGGCGGTTGACCCCCTCGACTCCACCTCGACGATGTTACAACCCGAGATTGTGGGTCAGGAACATTACGATACGGCTCGTTCCGTTCAATCGACGCTGCAACGCTACAAAGAACTGCAAGACATCATCGCCATTCTCGGTCTCGATGAGTTGTCCGAAGATGACCGTCAGACGGTGGCGCGCGCTCGTAAAATCGAACGTTTCTTGTCTCAACCCTTCTTTGTGGCAGAAATCTTTACCGGTGCGCCTGGGAAATATGTCAAACTCGAAGACACCATCAAAGGGTTCCAAATGATCCTCAATGGTGAACTCGATGACCTCCCTGAGCAAGCCTTCTACTTGGTGGGCGACATCAGCGAAGCCAAAGCTAAGGCTGAGAAAATGAAGGCTGAATCCTAG
- a CDS encoding CPBP family intramembrane metalloprotease, with the protein MSLRQVILLILSVLTTVVVTLLLFNSWQQPQIQSRLDLAQTNLSLQAAEWDPPEEWDLNDVPGGLIGEDVYETAIAQYRDALNSVRRTLEDNQEQRLLLSDSPVNGLPELNQLDGAIRQAEDLKSTLELRLGILLAHGDRPEEALSLWRNLRENLDPTTRNVNVSDNAKARTAVILIDLWNQSPPASNNPEAILTNNLSGWFRYRALSQLYRVQQEDDALATLEANEQEIAQKTFIRLIVLVLISGVTLLLGTILLLFLLGQLFLKGETSILAQNKGEAWELNWGWETIAQVIVVGFFLVFFIGQALSAAIILPRFYELANLEADLDSSRWQAISIFLSYLLSAAAALGVLYRSLTPHFPLREDWFRFRLLPGLSWGFGGYIAAVPLVLGISLLNQELWDGKGGSNPILEIALEGQDWVAITCFFLTASVLAPVFEELIFRGFLLPSLTRYLPVWGAILVSSLIFAVAHLSVSEVLPLATLGIVLGITYTRSRNLLAAMLMHGLWNSGTLVSLIILGGGAT; encoded by the coding sequence ATGTCCCTCAGACAAGTTATCCTCCTGATTCTCTCAGTTTTAACCACCGTGGTGGTGACGTTGCTCCTATTTAACAGTTGGCAACAGCCCCAAATTCAAAGTCGCCTCGACTTAGCCCAAACCAATTTATCCCTCCAAGCCGCCGAATGGGACCCCCCGGAGGAATGGGATCTCAATGACGTACCCGGGGGACTGATTGGGGAAGATGTCTATGAAACGGCGATCGCCCAATATCGAGATGCCCTCAACTCCGTTCGACGCACCTTAGAGGACAACCAGGAACAACGGCTTCTCCTCTCCGACTCCCCCGTCAACGGCTTACCGGAGTTGAATCAACTCGACGGGGCCATTCGGCAAGCCGAAGACCTCAAATCTACTCTAGAACTCCGTTTGGGGATTTTGTTGGCCCACGGCGATCGCCCCGAGGAAGCCCTCAGTCTTTGGCGCAACCTTCGAGAAAACTTAGACCCCACCACCCGCAACGTTAACGTCAGTGACAACGCCAAAGCCAGGACAGCCGTCATCCTCATCGACCTCTGGAACCAGTCCCCTCCAGCCAGCAACAATCCCGAAGCCATCCTCACCAACAACCTCTCGGGATGGTTCCGCTATCGTGCCCTCTCTCAACTCTATCGAGTCCAACAAGAGGATGACGCCCTAGCCACTTTAGAAGCCAACGAGCAAGAGATTGCCCAAAAAACGTTTATCAGACTCATTGTTTTAGTCTTGATTTCTGGGGTTACATTACTGTTAGGAACAATCTTGCTTTTGTTCTTATTGGGTCAGTTATTTTTAAAAGGAGAAACCTCGATTTTAGCACAAAACAAAGGAGAGGCTTGGGAGTTAAATTGGGGCTGGGAAACCATTGCCCAAGTCATTGTTGTGGGCTTTTTTCTGGTCTTCTTTATCGGACAAGCCTTAAGTGCCGCCATAATATTGCCTCGGTTCTATGAACTCGCCAACCTAGAAGCCGACCTAGACTCAAGCCGTTGGCAAGCCATCTCCATTTTCCTGAGTTACCTCCTCTCAGCCGCCGCCGCCTTAGGAGTGCTGTACCGGTCCCTAACCCCCCATTTCCCTCTGAGAGAAGACTGGTTTCGTTTCCGGCTTCTCCCCGGACTAAGTTGGGGCTTTGGTGGCTATATCGCCGCTGTTCCCTTAGTCTTGGGCATCTCATTACTCAACCAAGAGCTTTGGGATGGCAAAGGCGGCAGTAATCCCATCTTAGAAATAGCCCTAGAAGGCCAAGACTGGGTCGCCATCACCTGCTTTTTTCTGACCGCCTCCGTTCTAGCCCCCGTCTTTGAAGAATTAATCTTCCGAGGCTTTCTGCTCCCGTCCCTCACCCGTTATTTGCCCGTCTGGGGAGCCATTCTGGTCAGTTCCCTGATTTTTGCCGTCGCCCACCTCAGCGTCTCCGAGGTTCTGCCTCTCGCCACCCTAGGGATTGTCTTAGGCATCACCTACACGCGATCGCGTAACCTCCTAGCGGCCATGCTCATGCACGGACTCTGGAACAGTGGCACCCTCGTCAGCCTCATCATCCTAGGCGGCGGCGCCACCTAA
- a CDS encoding transposase encodes MLNMTWEFKLEPTAEQVSEIEHVLDVCRNVWNFALRERKDWLDSRKSRVNACSIRQEFILPADAAFPSYARQCKSLTAAKAHFPRLKTVNAQVLQQVIRKLEASWESWRLKRSGMPRFKKPNRMRSFVFPQMLKNSVSDEGIKLPQLGLVKVRWSRDIPEIFQVKQARIVRKASGYFVILSLQADVDIPAVMPHGHPVGIDVGLEYFLSTSDGEQVKRPRFFNALHRKLKLLQRRLKNKQKGSANWLKLQKKISRVHQRIADTRKDWHFKLAHHLCESAGMIFVEDLDFRIMAKGMLGKHTLDAGLGQFTNQILPWVCFKRDVYYGKVDARGTSQECPDCGAEVRKDLSTRIHHCHNCGSIKPRDVASGQVIAARGQRVVEMACEGDAAGAGVTQSSLHLLKQEIFGATQGISRHTRSWLLGEDVK; translated from the coding sequence ATGTTAAACATGACGTGGGAATTTAAGCTAGAGCCAACTGCTGAGCAGGTTTCGGAGATTGAGCACGTTCTTGATGTGTGCCGCAATGTCTGGAATTTTGCCTTGCGCGAACGCAAAGACTGGCTCGATTCCCGCAAGTCTCGGGTGAATGCCTGTTCAATTCGGCAAGAGTTTATCTTGCCAGCCGATGCAGCATTCCCCAGCTATGCGCGACAATGCAAGTCGCTGACGGCGGCGAAGGCCCACTTCCCCCGGCTCAAGACCGTTAACGCTCAGGTGCTTCAGCAGGTCATCCGAAAGCTCGAAGCATCTTGGGAATCTTGGCGGTTGAAGCGGTCGGGGATGCCTCGGTTCAAAAAGCCAAACCGGATGCGGTCATTTGTGTTCCCTCAGATGCTCAAGAACAGTGTGTCTGACGAGGGCATTAAGCTGCCGCAACTGGGTCTGGTAAAGGTGCGCTGGTCACGGGACATCCCGGAAATTTTTCAGGTGAAGCAAGCTCGAATCGTTCGTAAGGCATCGGGCTATTTCGTCATACTTAGCCTTCAGGCGGACGTTGATATTCCGGCGGTGATGCCTCATGGGCATCCGGTGGGGATTGACGTGGGCCTGGAATACTTTCTCTCAACTTCTGATGGAGAACAGGTCAAGCGACCTCGCTTTTTCAACGCTCTGCACCGCAAGCTGAAATTGCTGCAACGCCGATTAAAGAACAAGCAGAAGGGGTCGGCCAACTGGCTGAAGCTCCAGAAGAAAATTTCGAGAGTCCATCAACGCATTGCCGACACACGAAAAGATTGGCATTTTAAGCTGGCCCATCATCTCTGTGAGAGCGCTGGGATGATTTTTGTGGAAGATTTGGACTTCCGCATCATGGCTAAGGGGATGCTGGGTAAGCATACGCTAGACGCGGGGTTAGGGCAGTTTACCAATCAAATCTTGCCATGGGTATGCTTCAAACGTGATGTGTATTACGGCAAAGTTGATGCGCGAGGCACGTCTCAAGAGTGCCCGGATTGCGGGGCAGAGGTTCGCAAAGACCTTTCAACCCGAATCCATCATTGCCACAACTGCGGGTCCATCAAACCCCGTGATGTGGCCAGTGGACAAGTCATCGCTGCCCGTGGGCAACGGGTGGTTGAAATGGCCTGTGAAGGGGATGCGGCGGGGGCTGGGGTCACCCAGTCTAGCTTGCACCTGTTGAAGCAGGAAATCTTTGGGGCGACCCAGGGAATCTCCCGGCATACCCGCTCTTGGTTGCTGGGAGAGGATGTCAAATGA
- a CDS encoding DEAD/DEAH box helicase: MPRLPTLTFDRGTLLLHPPPRAKGWIEFATWDDRVEKFRIRGLDYRPLVESLWAEGVQFEDQARGFSPLELDCRLSLKPYPHQEEALAAWKQAGRCGVVVLPTAAGKTYLAQLCLQETPRSTLIVVPTLDLMHQWYANLKNAFPNAEIGLLGGGSRDRSAILVATYNSAAIHAEGLGHLYGTLIFDECHHLPSDFFRVIAEYAIAPYRLGLTATPERSDGKHEDLRHLIGEQVYRRSPEDLAGNALADHRVEQIKVQLSPEERDRYQHLITCRNEFLEKSRISLSSLQGWQTFIKASAGSSEGRRAMKAHHEAKAIALGTEAKLRVLEDLLAQHYPEPILIFTNDNATVYRISQTLLIPAITHQTPVKERHEVLSRFRNGDYRTLVASHVLNEGVDVPEARVAILLSGSGSNREYIQRLGRVLRRGNDPGKQAILYEVISENTSEERTSKRRRGESQDRNAKPRPLTLVSKPDDPIPLYDRPSRRSQPRAAEEGSRYNSEEDDDPPE; the protein is encoded by the coding sequence ATGCCTCGACTCCCTACGTTGACCTTCGATCGCGGAACGTTACTACTACATCCCCCACCTCGGGCCAAAGGCTGGATTGAGTTCGCCACCTGGGACGATCGCGTTGAGAAGTTTCGTATTCGGGGTCTGGATTATCGCCCGCTGGTGGAAAGTCTCTGGGCGGAAGGGGTGCAGTTTGAGGATCAGGCCCGGGGTTTTAGTCCTCTGGAGTTGGATTGTCGTTTATCCCTGAAACCCTATCCTCACCAGGAGGAGGCCTTGGCGGCCTGGAAACAGGCGGGCCGTTGTGGGGTGGTGGTGTTACCAACGGCGGCGGGAAAGACCTATTTAGCCCAACTCTGTTTACAGGAAACCCCTCGCAGTACCTTGATTGTGGTGCCGACGTTGGATTTGATGCACCAATGGTATGCGAATCTGAAAAATGCCTTTCCTAATGCTGAGATTGGCTTGTTGGGGGGCGGTTCGCGCGATCGCAGTGCCATTTTAGTGGCCACCTATAATAGTGCGGCGATTCATGCTGAGGGGTTGGGCCATCTTTACGGAACCCTGATTTTTGATGAATGTCACCATCTCCCCAGTGACTTTTTCCGGGTGATTGCTGAATATGCGATCGCCCCCTATCGCCTGGGGTTAACCGCCACCCCAGAACGCAGTGATGGCAAACATGAGGATTTGCGACATCTGATTGGCGAGCAAGTGTATCGCCGCAGTCCCGAAGATTTAGCGGGAAATGCCCTGGCGGACCATCGAGTTGAACAGATTAAAGTGCAACTGTCCCCGGAGGAGCGCGATCGCTATCAGCACCTCATCACCTGTCGTAACGAGTTTTTAGAAAAGTCCCGGATTAGTCTCAGCAGTCTCCAGGGATGGCAAACCTTCATTAAAGCCAGTGCAGGGTCATCAGAGGGGCGACGGGCCATGAAAGCACACCATGAAGCCAAGGCGATCGCCCTGGGAACCGAGGCCAAACTGCGGGTATTAGAAGACCTCCTAGCGCAACATTACCCCGAACCCATCCTCATTTTCACCAACGACAACGCCACGGTTTACCGCATTTCCCAAACCCTCCTCATTCCCGCCATCACCCATCAAACCCCAGTCAAGGAACGCCACGAGGTGCTATCTCGTTTCCGCAATGGCGACTATCGCACCCTCGTCGCCTCCCATGTTCTCAATGAAGGGGTGGATGTTCCCGAGGCCCGCGTAGCGATTCTCCTATCCGGGAGTGGGTCCAACCGGGAATATATCCAACGACTGGGGCGAGTTTTGCGGCGTGGAAATGACCCTGGGAAGCAGGCGATTCTCTACGAGGTTATTTCTGAAAACACCAGTGAAGAACGCACCTCCAAGCGTCGTCGAGGGGAGTCCCAGGACCGCAACGCCAAGCCTCGCCCCCTAACCCTCGTCTCGAAGCCTGACGATCCCATTCCTCTCTACGATCGCCCCTCCCGTCGGTCTCAACCTCGCGCCGCTGAGGAGGGTTCTCGCTATAACAGCGAGGAGGACGATGATCCGCCAGAATAA
- a CDS encoding GNAT family N-acetyltransferase: MTNEMESVKFEKIPSSTHPATAPALAIYETAFPLSEQIPRPKVEERIDSGIYELWVGQREDEVVFMAILYTLQGSDLTLLGYIATHPMARNQGIGSRFFRQVIAALQERDRYLLLEVEVPDEAEPMTQRRYGFYQRLGAKFLQDVRYILPPLSGGEPTEMCLAIAPAYKTPTLGGDRVRQLLCQLFQDLYERPLSDPLLQTCLQDVPETVYLT; this comes from the coding sequence ATGACGAACGAGATGGAGTCGGTAAAGTTTGAGAAAATCCCCTCCTCAACGCATCCGGCAACGGCCCCAGCCTTGGCGATTTATGAAACAGCTTTTCCCTTGAGTGAGCAAATTCCTCGTCCTAAGGTGGAGGAACGCATTGATAGTGGTATTTATGAACTTTGGGTGGGACAACGAGAGGATGAGGTCGTTTTTATGGCGATTTTATATACTCTTCAAGGCAGTGATTTGACCTTATTGGGGTATATTGCAACCCATCCCATGGCTCGTAATCAGGGAATTGGCAGTCGCTTTTTTAGGCAGGTGATTGCGGCGTTGCAGGAGCGCGATCGCTATCTGTTGTTAGAGGTTGAAGTGCCGGATGAGGCGGAGCCAATGACGCAACGACGTTATGGGTTTTATCAACGACTGGGGGCGAAGTTTCTCCAGGATGTGCGCTATATTTTACCGCCTCTCTCAGGGGGAGAGCCAACGGAGATGTGTTTGGCGATCGCCCCAGCTTATAAAACTCCCACATTAGGGGGCGATCGGGTTCGTCAACTACTCTGTCAGTTGTTCCAAGACCTGTATGAGCGTCCTTTAAGTGATCCACTCTTACAAACCTGTTTGCAAGATGTCCCAGAAACGGTCTATTTAACCTGA